CAACGAAGTTGACGCCTTTCACCACGCGGCCTTTGTCGACATCGAGGCAGGGAATGATGCGTTTCGCCAGAGCCATAAGTCGTCCTTACCCCTTCAACCCGTCACAGAAAGCCTGGGCTTCTGCGACATCCAAGGTGCCCTCGTAGATGGCACGGCCGGTGATGGCGCCGAGGATGCCCTTGTCTGCAACGGTAGCGAGGCGTTTGAGATCATCCATGTTGGTCACGCCGCCAGAAGCGATAACGGGGATGCCACCCTCTTCGGCCAATGCAGCAGTGGCTTCAACATTGACGCCCTGCATCATGCCGTCGCGGCTGATGTCGGTATACACGATGGCGTCCACGCCGTCGTTGGCAAAACGCTTGGCCAGATCGGTGGCCATCACTTCCGAAACTTCCGCCCAGCCATCGGTGGCCACACGGCCGTCTTTGGCGTCCAGACCCACGATGATGTGGCCGGGGAATTTCTTGCACATCTCGGTGACAAATTCCGGCTCTTTAACGGCCTTGGTTCCGATGATGACCCACTGCACGCCTGCCTTCAGATAGGCCTCGATGGTTTCAGCCGAGCGGATGCCGCCACCGATCTGTATCGGCAGATCCGGATATTTGCGGGCAATGGCCTGGACGATTTCACCGTTGACCGGCTCGCCGGCGAAGGCGCCGTTAAGGTCAACCAGGTGCAGGCGGCGGGCACCGGCTTCCACCCAGCGGGTGGCCATATCGACAGGGTCGTCACCAAACACCGTGGAGTCATCCATCCGGCCCTGGCGAAGGCGCACGCATTTGCCGTCTTTAAGATCGATCGCGGGAATTATCAGCATTTTCCAGTCCAGTTTGTAAAATTCTCAAGCAGCTGCAGTCCCGCCCGGGCACTTTTCTCCGGGTGGAATTGCACCGCAAAAATATTGTCTCGCGCTACCGCTGCTGCCAGGTCGACACCATAGTGGGTGCGGCCCGCCATATCGGCGTTACCCTCGGCCTCCGCGTAGAAGCTGTGCACGAAGTAGAAACGGTCCCCGTCGGGAATGTTGTGCCACAGGGGGTGATCCATGGCCTGCTGCACCTGGTTCCAGCCCATATGAGGGACCTTCAGGCGCTCACCATTCTCCGTCAGATGGTCACCGAAATAACGCACTTCCGAGGGGAACAGGCCGATACAGTCAACGCCACCATTTTCCTCGCTGCGGGACATCAGGGCCTGCATGCCAACGCAGATGCCAAGAAACGGGCGATCCTGAGAGACTTCACGAACCAGATCCACCACCCCAAGGCGATGCATTTCCGCCATGCAGTCGCGAATGGCACCAACGCCGGGGAGGATGACACGGTCGGCTTCACGGATTTTCTGGGCGTTGTCAGTGACCAGTACGGTGGTATCTGGGGCAACGTGCTCTACCGCTTTTTTGGCAGAGTGAAGGTTACCCATGCCGTAGTCGATTATGGCAACGGTTTTCATGATTGTTGCGGTGTCCTTGATTGACCGGCCACAACTGACCGGTTAAAGCGAGCCTTCTGGTGACGAGCCTTTTACAACGAGCCTTTGGTGGACGGCGTAATGCCAGCCATGCGCTCGTCCATTTCAATCGCCATACGCAGGGCACGACCGAAGGCCTTGAACACGGTTTCAATCTGGTGGTGGGTGTTTTTGCCCTTCAGATTGTCGATGTGCAGGGTCACCATGGAGTGGTTCACAAAGCCGTGGAAGAATTCCTCGAACAGGTCAACGTCAAAACCGCCCACGGCGCCACGGGTATAGGGCACATCCATCATCAGGCCCGGGCGGCCGGAAAGATCGATAACCACACGGGAAAGAGCCTCGTCCAACGGCACATAGGCGTGGCCATAACGGCGGATACCCTTTTTGTCGCCAACGGCCTGCTTGAAGGCCTGGCCAAGGGTGATACCGATGTCTTCAACGGTGTGGTGGTCATCGATGTGCAGATCGCCCCTGGAAACGATATTCAGATCAACCAGGCCATGACGGGCAATCTGGTCCATCATGTGCTCCAGAAAGGGCACGCCGGTGTCGAAACTGGATTTACCGGTACCGTCGAGATCAATCTCAACGGTGATCTGGGTTTCAAGGGTATTTCTTTCTACCCGAGCCTTGCGTTCGGCCATGGGGACTCCGTGACAATTGAGCGGCATAACGCCGGAAAAATTCTATCCGACGATTATACCTTTTATGTCCGCCGGAGTCCCACAACCGGTTTAATCGCTGCAATAGCGAAACGCGGTTATTCAGCAGACCGGGTCTTGTCAGAAAGCCTTTTTGAGGTTGTTCATGTAGGTGTCCACGAGACTGTTGAACTCGTGTTTGATAACCGGGCTGATTGCCAGTTTGAGCAGGCTTGGCAGGGGCACCGTCAGCTCTGCACTGGTCTGGAATTTCACGGCCGTGGCATTGTCGCCCTTGGGTTTAATGGTCCAGGAACCGCTTACAACGCCGTTGCCTTCGCCTTTTACCGGCTCCCAGGTAATCCTTCCGGCGTCTTTGTCCGAATGGTATTTGCAGGCGTAAACGGACTGGATGGCGTGCTTGTCGACACCAACTTTTTCCATTTCCCAGCGGTAGGTGTTGTCGCCGAGGTCGGTCAGTTTGTGAACCTTGGGAAAGTGACTGGCTGAACGTGGCACATCGGCCAGCAGATCAAATACTTCATCATAGCCTCCGGGAATCTCAAGCTCCCGGTTCAGCTCAATAGAGACGGTAATAGCCACGGCCAACTCCTTCTTGTGTTTATAGGTATCAATGTAGTCGGAAAATCAAGGACGTGTATTTTGGCCCAACACTACCGCATTGTCATACTCCTGCGCTGTTAATTTGTTAACCCTGCGTTATCCTTTGGGTCATTGGCGTCGGTATTCGCCGCGAATACTGCAAGCTCCCAACATTAGGAAGGAAGCCTGAATCATGAAAGCCGTCCGTTATGTGCTGATTGGTATCGTTGCACTCATCGTTCTTGCTGTGGCTGCCGTTGCCATCGCCATGGCCGTGATCAACCCCAACGACTATAAGCCTCAGATTGAACAAGCCGTTGAAGATGCAACGAACCTGGACCTCATCCTTGAGGGCGACATTGGCTGGTCTTTTATTCCACTCGGTCTGGAGCTGAATTCCGTAGAAGCCACACTGGAGGGTGATCGCTTTGTGGCCCTGGAGCAGTTGGTTGCCCAGATCGATTTCTGGTCGCTTATTGCCATGTCGCCACGGGTAAACACCTTCGTGCTGGACGGGTTGGACGCCCGGCTGGAAGTGGACGAACAGGGCAACGGCAACTGGACCAGAATCATGCCCGAGGATACAGCCGGAGCGGCAACGGAAGAATCAGCCGGCACCCAGGATGAGCAGGCTCAGGAAGGTGAAGGAGCCGGCGGCGAGCCCTTGAACTTCAACGTTGAGAACGTTCAGATCAGTAATGCCCAGGTGCACTACACGGACAAGAGCACCGGACAATCGGTCACTCTGGAGAACTTCACCGTTAACGCCAGCAATATCACCCTGGGTTCCGAGTTCCCGCTGGAAATCGGATTCCGGGTTGCCACTACCCAGCCCACGTTTGAAGTGAATGGCAGCATCAGCGCCCGCCTCGCTGCCAACGAAGCGCTCAACGAATTCGCCGTATCCAGCCTGAATGCTGTGTTTGACATGACCGGCGAGCCGTTCGGCGGCAAAGAGGTCACTGCTGAACTTGGCGGCTCTGCCCGGGCGAATCTGGAAAACGAAACCGCCACTCTGAGCGGCTTTACCGCCAGCCTGGCCAACCTGAACCTGTCTACCGATCTGGATGTCTCCGGATTCGGCAACAAGCCAACCCTGAGCGGCAAGATCTCCATCGCTGAGTTCTCGCTGAAAGACCTTCTGAACAACCTCGGCCAGCCTGCAGTGGAAACCAGCGATGCGGACGTGCTTGAAGCCATCGCATTCTCCACCGGAATTGGCGGTCCGGCGGGCAAGGTGGAACTCACCAATCTGACCATCAAACTGGATGACACTACGTTCAATGGCTCTGGCAGTTACAACCTGGCCGATTCGGGCATCGTCTTCAACCTTCAGGGTGACCAGTTGAATGCCGACCGCTACCTGCCACCCAAGGCAGAGGGGGAAGCCGAGGAAGCACCTACTAACCAGGAAACCGCGGCAACTGGACCGGAGGGCGACCTGCTGCCCCTGGAGACCCTTCGCAGCCTGTTGCTGGATATTGATCTGGGTCTCGGACAGCTGATCGTCAGTAACCTGACCATCAACGAAATCAAGGCGAGCACTACCGCGAAAAACGGCCTGCTCAAAATTGATGAGTTCAGCGGCAAACTTTACGAAGGCAGCTTTGGCGCCAATGTGACCATCGACGCCCGCAGCGACAACCCGAAATGGACCGTGGCTTCAGACGTTACCAACGTTCAGACCCTGCCCCTGCTCACCGATCTTGCGGAGGTAGACATGCTCGGCGGCGGTGCGAACCTCAAAGTGAACGCCACCACCACCGGTAACCGAATCTCGTCACTGCGCAGCAATGCTGACGGCCAGATCAGCTTCAACCTGGCAGAGGGCGAGTTCCGTCGCATGAACCTGACCCGCATGGCCTGCCAGGGCATCGCACTGGTCAACCAGGAAGATCTGACAACCACAGACTGGGGCACCAGCACGCCGTTCAACGACATGCGTGGCACCCTGGACATTAACGGCAACACTCTGAATAACACCGATCTGGTCGCCGCACTGGCCGGCATGCGCCTTGAGGGCAACGGTACCGTGGATATGGCCCAGAGCCAGCTGGATTACGAAGTGGGCCTGAGAATCGTCGGTGAGATCCACAGGGACGAGGCCTGCCGTGTCACCGAATACGTGGAAAACGCGGTTATTCCTGTAGAGTGCCGGGGCAACTTCGCCGAGGACCCGGCCGGCCTGTGTTCTTTCGACGGATCCCGCTTCCGGGACACTCTGAAAACCATTGCGGAAAACGCTGCCAAGGCAAAAGCCCGAGAGGAAGTCGACAAGGCAAAAGCCAAGGCGGAGGAAAAGGTGAAAGAAAAGGTTCAGGAGCAACTCGGCGATAAACTGAAAGGTCTGTTCAACTGATGCACGACCGTTTCGCCGACAAGCTGCTGCAATGGTACGACAGCCACGGCCGGCATGACCTGCCGTGGCATCACAACCGGAACGCCTACCGGGTGTGGGTCTCGGAAATCATGTTGCAGCAAACCCAGGTAACCACCGTTATCCCCTACTTCGAGGCGTTCATGGAACGCTTCCCGGACGTCCATGCCCTGGCCGAAGCCCCCGTAGATGATGTGCTCAGCCACTGGTCCGGCCTGGGATACTACGCCCGGGCCCGTAACCTGCAAAAAGCCGCGCAGACTGTTGTTCAGGACTTTGCTGGTGAGTTTCCACAAACCCAGGAAGAGCTCGAATCCCTGACCGGCATCGGCCGCTCCACAGCCGCCGCCATCCTGGCCCAGGCCTTCGGCATTCGCGCCGCCATCTTGGATGGCAACGTCAAACGGGTGTTGGCGCGCTACCATGCGATCCCCGGCTGGCCCGGACAGACCGCCGTCCTCAATCAACTCTGGCATCGGGCGGAAGAGCATACTCCTGAACAGCGGGTGCGTGACTACACCCAGGGCATCATGGACCTGGGCGCCATGGTTTGTACCCGCAGCCGACCGGCCTGCGAGAGCTGCCCGCTGCAAGAAGGCTGTACGGCCTACGCTCAGAATGAAACCTCACTCTATCCCGGCTCCAAACCGAAAAAGGCCAAACCGGAGAAAACCACCTGGATGGTTATCATCGAGGACGGCGAGGGGCGCATCCTGCTGGAGCGTCGCCCTCCCAGTGGCATCTGGGGCGGCCTCTGGAGCCTGCCGGAACTGGACCCGGCTTACGGGGCCGACGAACTTCAGGAGGCCTGCGAGCAGAGCCTGGGGCTGGATTGCGGAGAGCCGGAGCTGATCAGCGGCTTTCGCCATACCTTCTCCCATTACCACCTGCACATTCAGCCGGCCCGCCTGAACGTCACTGGCCGAGCCAACACCGTTGCAGACAGCGATCATCTGAAATGGCTGCACCGCCATGAAGCCCTCAACCTCGGTCTGCCGGCGCCGATCAGGTCGCTACTTACCGAACCGGAGCAAGCTGCCTTGCTTTGATCTGGCCGGCCAACGCCCTCACCCGCAACGATCTGTTATCATCACCGCCAGCAACATTTGCCAACAGGAGCCACCATGAGCCGTACCGTTTTCTGCCGCAAATACCAGAAAGAACTGGAAGGCCTGGACTTCCCGCCCATGCCCGGCGCCAAGGGCCAGGATATCTTCGAGAATATTTCCAAGCAGGCCTGGGAAGAATGGCAGGCCCAGCAGACCATGCTGATCAATGAGAAACATCTGAGCCTGATGGACCCGAACACCCGCAAGTACCTGCAGGCGCAGATGGAACATTTCTTCAATAACGAACCGTTCGACAAGGCCGAGGGCTACGTTCCACCGGAACAATAACCCCGGATTGATCAAAGCCTGAGCATGCCTGAAAAGATTCGGAAATTTTTCCGGCTCAGCCTTGACTCAATACATCGAAACCGGTTTAATAGCGCCCCGTTGCACAGCAGTAGCGCAACATGCCCGGATAGCTCAGTTGGTAGAGCAGGGGATTGAAAATCCCCGTGTCGGTGGTTCGATTCCGCCTCCGGGCACCATTAAGAATTCAGACAAAACCCGCCTCGTGCGGGTTTTGTCGTTTTTGACGCCTGAGAAAGACGACTCACGCGACTCTTTGGGCATGACTCGCCCTGGGATCAATGCGCTCTTCCATCAGCCGTCGTTCACTCATGGCTCTTTTCAGTTCCGTGTAATTGGTGGGGCTCGGATCCTCTTCGTAACGCTCCTGGGCCAGTCTCGCCAGGTCACATTTATCGAGCCATTTCTCAATCAGCTCTGTCGTCTTCATAGCCACCTCGTTTCGTTGAATTCACTCGGTCAGCATAAAGATCTGGCTGCGCCCTATCTCGGTTGTTTTTCGCATGAATTGTGGCGAATCGTGGAGGGCGCGGGGATCAGGAACGAAAAAGCCCGCATGATGCGGGCTTTGGAGTGTTTACCGAGCTTTGCCGTTTATTCACTAACAACTGTCACTGGTCTATGAGCATGCCTCACGACTTTTTCACTGACACTACCAAGAGTGAGACTTCTCAGCATTGAGTCGCCGCGCCGACCGAGAAACATGTGGGAGCCGGGATTTTCATCGAGATACTCGACGATTTCCTTCGCTGGGTCCCCTTTGAGCAGAACCTCCTCAGCCGGCTCAACAATCCCGCTTACCGCCTGCTTCGCGGCATCAAATGCCTTGCGTCCGTATTCGCTGGCTTCTTCGTCTATGTCGCTCTGTGGAATACCACTTACGATCATTCTTTCGACCTTGGTGCCGGGGAAGACGGCAAGCAGTTTGAGTGGCTGGCTGGTCGCTTTGGCAAGCTCCGCTGCCATTTTGGCGGCGTGTGACGAATGCTCTGAACCGTCGCATGCGACTACGATGTTCTCAGTTCCTTGTGCCATGTTTCCCCCTCCTTTTCTGATCAATGCTTGACCAACGTAACATTCCTGGGCACGTCCGGGGGTTGACTGAAATCAATTACCTTGAGATCAAGTGATGGAAGGCAGGGCATTTATACCTATTGCAGGAACCTGTGGCACCATCGATTCTTGCGCTGCCGAGAAGGCAATTGATGACAAGGAGTGACTGAAATGCTGATGGCCATTGGGGCGATCATTGCAGGTCTGATTCTGCTGGTGTGGAGTGCAGACAAATTTGTGGAAGGCTCGGCTACCACAGCCAGCCACTTCGGGATGCCACCACTGCTGATTGGTATGGTTGTGGTGGGCTTTGGCACATCGGCGCCGGAAATGGCCGTCTCTGCGCTGGCCGCGTCCCAGGGCAACCCTGGGTTGGCGCTGGGCAATGCTTATGGTTCGAATATCACCAACATAGCCCTGATTCTCGGCATCACGGCGCTACTGGCGCCAATCGCGGTGCATTCCCAGGTCATGCGCAAGGAACTGCCCATCCTGATTCTGGTAACCGCCTTTGCCGGCTGGCAGCTTTGGGACGGCAATCTGAGCCGAATGGATGCAATCGGCCTCATGCTGGTTTTCGTGGCACTGATTGGATGGAGCATTTACCAAAGCTTCCGGCAACCGGACGATGCCCTGGCGAAAGAGATGACCGAAGAAGTTCACGCCATGCCGTTGCGAAAAGCGCTTTTATGGCTCGTGGTCGGACTGCTGCTGTTGATTGTCAGCTCCCGCATTCTGGTATGGGGCGCCGTTGACCTGGCCACCATGTTTGGCATCAGCGATCTGGTTATTGGCCTCACCATCGTGGCCGTTGGCACCTCACTTCCGGAGTTGGCGTCATCCATTATTGCTGCTCGCAAGGGTGAACACGACCTGGCACTGGGCAATATTCTGGGTTCCAACCTGTTCAACACCCTGGCCGTTGTGGGCATTGCAGGGCTGATTGCGCCCATGTCGGTGGCACCTGAGGTGCTTGCCCGGGACTTCCCGGTCATGGGTGCCCTCACCCTGGTTCTGTTTGCAATGTGCTATGGCTTTCGTGGAGCCGGACGCATCAACCGCTTTGAGGGCGCCGCCCTGTTGCTTGCCTTCGTGGCCTATACGGTGTATCTCTTGGCTTTTTAAGGAGCGTAAAGCATGTCACTTGCAGCCTGGCTGACCTTCCTTGTTGCGGCCGTACTGATCAGTGTTTCCCCGGGCGCCGGGGCGATCAATACCATGAGCAATGGTATGCGTTACGGTGTCCGCCGTTCGCTGCCAGCCATCATGGGGCTGCAGCTGGGTTTCGGGATCCAGATTCTGCTGGTGGGTGCAGGGCTGGGGGCCATCATTGCCTCCTCGAACATCGCTTTGTCGGTCATCAAGTGGCTGGGTGTTGCCTACCTGATCTGGTTGGGCATCTCGAAATGGCGCGAACCGGTTATGGAATCCATGGATGACGACCGCCAGCCCGTGAGCGGCCACAAACGTTTCTGGAATGCAGTGTTCGTGAACCTGACCAACCCCAAGGCTACGGTCTTTCTGGTGGCCCTGTTCCCGCAGTTTCTGGTTGCAGATGCACCCCATGGCCCGCAGCTGATCACCATGGGTGTTACCCTGATCCTGGTGGATTGCCTGGTGATGCTGGGCTATGCCCTGCTCGCCAGCCAACTGTTCCGGTTCATGACCACCGCCCGCCGCCAGCGGCAGATGAACCGGGTGTTTGGTGGGCTGTTCGTTACCGCCGCGGTTGCCCTGGCCAGCTTCAAACGCGCCTGATATCGGCCTGAATCAACGCAGGATGCACTCACGGCTCAGCTTCTGGCTGAGCGTCCTGCGCTGCTGCCGGAGACTGTTCCCCCTGTCGTTGCTATAGCCTGCCCGCAGCTTGGACTGGATCCGCTCCAGTTTGCTTCTGTAGGTTGCGCAGGTCTTCTCCAGCTCGGCATCGGCCTTTTCTTTTGCCGTTGCTCCGGAGCCCGTCGGGCGACCGGAGGCAAGCAGCCCTTCAACCTCTTTGCGGATTCCTGAAACGCGCTTGCCTTGCCCGAGATTCTCGGACATCGGCACCGTGACAGGCGCCTGCACGTCAAGCTGCTTATGGGGAATTTCTCCAGGCGGGTAATCGGAAAAGTGCGCGACGCCCCGGCTGTCTATCCAGGTGTAGACTTCGGCACTGACTGCTGAAGTGAGAAAAAAAGACAAAACGAGACCAGCCATCATCCTTGGCATACGGTTCCACTCCCTGTGGTTCGGTAATTTGGTGGGGCAGTATAACGAAAAAAGCCGCTAACCTGGGGGCAAACGAAAACGGGGTCAGATGAAAAGCTCATCTGACCCCGGATTCAGGCTACTGATCCAGAAGCTCAATCCAGTGCTGTACTGGCACCGGCGATTTGGTCTCCAGGTGCATCTGGCAGCCGATGTTGGCGGTTACAATTCGATCGGGATTGTCGACGGTCAGCGCCTTCAGCTTGTTGCCCAGCAGCTTCTGGCTCATCTCCGGCTGGGTAACCGAATAGGTGCCAGCGGAGCCACAGCAGAGATGTTTGTCTTTGGTGGCCGCCAGGTTGACACCGGCCCGGGTCAGAACCTGTTCAACCACACCATTCTGCTTCATGGCATGCTGCAGGGTGCAGGGGCAATGGAATGCCACCTTGCCTGGGTCCTGGCGAACCTTCAGCTTTTCCAGATCCTGCTTCAACAGGAAGGCGCCAAGATCGGTGCACAGCTCGCTGACCTTTTGCGCCTTGGCGGCATATACCGGGTCGTCTTTCAGCAGATGCCCATAATCCTGAACCATGGCACCACAGCCGGACGCCGTCATGATGATGGCTTCTGCACCCGCTTCAATAGCAGGCCACCAGGCATCAATATTCTGGCGCATTCTTTCCAGGCCTTTCTCGTGCTCGGATAGATGGTAGTTTACGGCGCCACAGCAGCCGGCCTCGGGCGCTTCCACCATAGTAATACCAAGGCGATCGAGAACCCGTGCTGCTGCCGCATTAGTGTTGGGCGTCGCAGAAGGCTGCACGCAGCCTGCCAGTGCCAGCACGATCCGGCTGTGACTGGCTGCGGGCCATGGGCTGGCCTGCTTTCTCGGCGGCACCTTGGTGCGAAGCTTCTCCGGCAACACAGGCCGGAAGATCTGCCCCATCCGAAGCAGCACGCCGAACAACTGACGATTCGGAATCACCCGGGCCAGGGCCCAGCGTAGCCATTTGTCTTTCGGTTTCCGGGGCAGTTCCTTTTCCATAAGGCCACGGCTGATATCCACCAGGCGGCCATACTGAACGCCGGAGGGGCACGTAGTCTCGCAGCTCCGACAGGTCAGGCAACGATCCAGATGCTCCTGGGTTTTTTCGGTGACTTCCGCTCCTTCCAGGAACATTTTCATCAGGTAGATCCGGCCCCGAGGGCCATCCCGCTCGTCGTTCAGCTCCTGATAGGTCGGGCAGGTAGCGGTGCAGAAGCCACAATGCACGCAGGCCCGCAGGATGGACTCGGCTTCCAGGCCTTCCTTGGTGTTGGCAAATTGTTGAACCAGATTCGTCTGCATAATTACAACCAGCTATATAAACGTCCGGGATTGAAGATATTGTCCGGATCGAAGGCATTCTTGATACGGCGCTGAATCCCCTTCAGGGCCTCCGGCTGATGGTGCATCACCTCACCGCTGCGGTCGCCACCACGGAACAGGCTCACCTGGCCACCGGCAGCACGGGCGGCAGGTTCCAGGTCTTTCAGTTCCCCGGCGCCCCGGAACCAGCGCTGGGAACCAGCCCAGTCGATAAACCAGTTACCTTCTAGCTTCGGTGTTTCGGCAGTCGAACCCACCGAAAAACGCCAGAGCGGCACGTCATTACCGGCAAAAAACTCATGGTGCATGTCCTGCACCTGGCGCCAGAACTGGTCGCCCTGCTCCATCACCTCGCCGGTCCATTTTTCAGCCGTGGCTTCCACTCCGGATTTGGCACCGGCCAGGCGCAGATATACCTTCCCGTCTACCCAGCAGGCGGCCGTGATAGGCTTGGGCTCGGCGGCACGGCTATTCATATAGTGAATCACCTCGTCCATGCCCATCTCCTGAACCAGGGTCAGAGAGGCCGCCGGTTTCGGCATCACTTTCATGCTGATTTCGGTGATCACACCCAGAGTGCCAAGGGCGCCGGCCTGGAGCCTGGATACGTCATAACCCGCCACGTTTTTCATCACCTGGCCACCAAAGCGAAGGGGCTCGCCCTTGCCATTCAGCAGCCGGATACCTAGCACCTGGTCCCTCACCGAGCCCGCCCAGGGGCGTCCCGGGCCAGAGAGGTTACAGGCCAGGGTGCCGCCGATGGTGGAGGCCTCGCCGAAATGCGGCGGCTCGAAGTGCAGGCACTGGCCTTCTTCGGCCAGAGTGGCTTCGATCTCGCTCAGCGGCGTGCCGGCGCGAACCGTCAACACCAGCTCTACCGGGTGGTAATCCACGATGCCGGTATGCTCGCCCACGTTGAGGGTGCCGGCATCGGCGTCGGCTTTCCGGCCCATGAAGGCCTTGGTGCCACCGCCGACAATGTTGAGTTTGTGCCCGCTATCCCGGGCCTGGAGCACCTGCTCCTTCAGTTGTTGGGAAATATCAGCCATGGGCGGCTTCCGTCTGCTCGTGCGTGTGTTGTTTGTGCTCAAGGGAGCGATATTCCTGACAGAAACGAAGGGCCGGTACGCCCTTGCCCGGGTTCAGGATACCGGCAGGGTCAAACGCAGCCTTCACGTCGTGGAACTGTTGCAGCTCCTCGTCGTTGAACTGCACCGCCATCTGGCGGATTTTCTCCACGCCCACACCGTGCTCGCCGGTTATGCAGCCCCCCACTTCCACACACATTTCCAAGATGCGGGAGCCAAAGGCTTCGGTGCGCTCGAATTCGCCGGGTACGTTGGCATCAAAAAGGATCAGGGGGTGCAAGTTGCCATCACCGGCGTGGAACACGTTGGCGACACGCAAACCAAACTCTTCGGACATCTTCTCCATTTCCGTGAGCACGTAGGCGATCTCGCGGCGGGGAATGGTACCGTCCATGCAGTAGTAGTCCGGAGAGATCCGGCCCACCGCCGGGAACGCCGACTTACGGCCTTTCCACAACAGGGCACGTTCTTCCTCACTCTGCGAGGTTCGTACCGACGTGGCACCCAGTTTGCGGAACACTTCCTCGGCTTCGGCAATATGCTCGTGGACCTCTTCCTCGGTACCGTCCACTTCACACAGCAGCAGCGCCTTGGCATCCCTCGGGTAGCCCGCCTGGGCAAAGTCGTCCGCCGCGATAATGGCGTGGCCATCCATCATTTCCAGACCACCGGGGATGATACCGTGGGCGATGATCCCACCCACGGCGTCACCGCCTTTCTGTACGTCATCAAACCCGGCCATGACAACCTGAGCCACTTCCGGCTTCGGCAGCAGCTTAACCTTCACTTCGGTAACAACGCCCAGAAGACCTTCCGAGCCGGTCATCAAAGCCAGCAGGTCCATGCCGCAGCTGTCCAGGCCATCACTGCCCACAGTCACCACATCACCCTCGGCAGTGACCATTTCCACACTGAGGATGTTGTGCACGGTCAAACCGTACTTGAGGCAATGCACGCCGCCGGAGTTCTCCGCCACATTGCCGCCAATGGTGCAGGCGATCTGCGACGAAGGATCCGGGCCATAGTACAAGCCATACTGGGCCGCCTCCTCGCTGATCGCGAGGTTCCGAACCCCCGGCTGCAGCCTTGCCGTTCGTGCCAGCGGATCGAT
This genomic stretch from Marinobacter salsuginis harbors:
- a CDS encoding calcium/sodium antiporter, with the translated sequence MLMAIGAIIAGLILLVWSADKFVEGSATTASHFGMPPLLIGMVVVGFGTSAPEMAVSALAASQGNPGLALGNAYGSNITNIALILGITALLAPIAVHSQVMRKELPILILVTAFAGWQLWDGNLSRMDAIGLMLVFVALIGWSIYQSFRQPDDALAKEMTEEVHAMPLRKALLWLVVGLLLLIVSSRILVWGAVDLATMFGISDLVIGLTIVAVGTSLPELASSIIAARKGEHDLALGNILGSNLFNTLAVVGIAGLIAPMSVAPEVLARDFPVMGALTLVLFAMCYGFRGAGRINRFEGAALLLAFVAYTVYLLAF
- the rhtB gene encoding homoserine/homoserine lactone efflux protein, whose protein sequence is MSLAAWLTFLVAAVLISVSPGAGAINTMSNGMRYGVRRSLPAIMGLQLGFGIQILLVGAGLGAIIASSNIALSVIKWLGVAYLIWLGISKWREPVMESMDDDRQPVSGHKRFWNAVFVNLTNPKATVFLVALFPQFLVADAPHGPQLITMGVTLILVDCLVMLGYALLASQLFRFMTTARRQRQMNRVFGGLFVTAAVALASFKRA
- a CDS encoding DUF4124 domain-containing protein, with amino-acid sequence MPRMMAGLVLSFFLTSAVSAEVYTWIDSRGVAHFSDYPPGEIPHKQLDVQAPVTVPMSENLGQGKRVSGIRKEVEGLLASGRPTGSGATAKEKADAELEKTCATYRSKLERIQSKLRAGYSNDRGNSLRQQRRTLSQKLSRECILR
- the glcF gene encoding glycolate oxidase subunit GlcF, whose amino-acid sequence is MQTNLVQQFANTKEGLEAESILRACVHCGFCTATCPTYQELNDERDGPRGRIYLMKMFLEGAEVTEKTQEHLDRCLTCRSCETTCPSGVQYGRLVDISRGLMEKELPRKPKDKWLRWALARVIPNRQLFGVLLRMGQIFRPVLPEKLRTKVPPRKQASPWPAASHSRIVLALAGCVQPSATPNTNAAAARVLDRLGITMVEAPEAGCCGAVNYHLSEHEKGLERMRQNIDAWWPAIEAGAEAIIMTASGCGAMVQDYGHLLKDDPVYAAKAQKVSELCTDLGAFLLKQDLEKLKVRQDPGKVAFHCPCTLQHAMKQNGVVEQVLTRAGVNLAATKDKHLCCGSAGTYSVTQPEMSQKLLGNKLKALTVDNPDRIVTANIGCQMHLETKSPVPVQHWIELLDQ
- the glcE gene encoding glycolate oxidase subunit GlcE → MADISQQLKEQVLQARDSGHKLNIVGGGTKAFMGRKADADAGTLNVGEHTGIVDYHPVELVLTVRAGTPLSEIEATLAEEGQCLHFEPPHFGEASTIGGTLACNLSGPGRPWAGSVRDQVLGIRLLNGKGEPLRFGGQVMKNVAGYDVSRLQAGALGTLGVITEISMKVMPKPAASLTLVQEMGMDEVIHYMNSRAAEPKPITAACWVDGKVYLRLAGAKSGVEATAEKWTGEVMEQGDQFWRQVQDMHHEFFAGNDVPLWRFSVGSTAETPKLEGNWFIDWAGSQRWFRGAGELKDLEPAARAAGGQVSLFRGGDRSGEVMHHQPEALKGIQRRIKNAFDPDNIFNPGRLYSWL
- a CDS encoding FAD-linked oxidase C-terminal domain-containing protein translates to MTTKPKVSKAELAEQFRAFIDPDYVITDDETMKPYECDGMSMYCEMPLLVVLPETVEQVQRVMRICNENAVPVVARGAGTGLSAGAMPNKEGVVLSLAKFNRIVEIDPLARTARLQPGVRNLAISEEAAQYGLYYGPDPSSQIACTIGGNVAENSGGVHCLKYGLTVHNILSVEMVTAEGDVVTVGSDGLDSCGMDLLALMTGSEGLLGVVTEVKVKLLPKPEVAQVVMAGFDDVQKGGDAVGGIIAHGIIPGGLEMMDGHAIIAADDFAQAGYPRDAKALLLCEVDGTEEEVHEHIAEAEEVFRKLGATSVRTSQSEEERALLWKGRKSAFPAVGRISPDYYCMDGTIPRREIAYVLTEMEKMSEEFGLRVANVFHAGDGNLHPLILFDANVPGEFERTEAFGSRILEMCVEVGGCITGEHGVGVEKIRQMAVQFNDEELQQFHDVKAAFDPAGILNPGKGVPALRFCQEYRSLEHKQHTHEQTEAAHG